From one Halothece sp. PCC 7418 genomic stretch:
- a CDS encoding cytochrome P450 translates to MNTIPTPKEPALVQIAQWIFDPVRYMSKNFQKYGDLFQAYVSWGSSDPLLMVSEPKAMQYMLTHDTTKQLTAPGDVNSILEPLIGRQNLILLSGKEHRRRRQLVMPPFHGERLQAYGEIIQQITQQVIAEWSTEEPVNVRNAMQKMTMRVILQAVFGLYEGERYNRLETLLSQRLNMTGSPLGAVLLFLPWLRKDFGAWSPGGRIRQIAEETDRLLFEEIRERRANPDPNRVDILSLLLMAEDEAGHGLTDQDLRDELMTLLTAGHETTATALTWAMYWIHSLPEVKEKLLAELDQVSNPNDPSSFLKLSYLNAVCNETLRIHPVAMLTFPRRVEEPIELCGYQLEPGILIMGSIYLLHQREDLYPEPQQFRPERFLERQFSPYEFMPFGGGVRRCVGAALAQYEMKIILGTILSTLDLELLNQKPVAPTRRGITLGQNAQIWIQKIGQHSPQMAVPS, encoded by the coding sequence ATGAACACCATACCGACCCCAAAAGAACCCGCTCTCGTCCAAATTGCACAATGGATTTTTGATCCAGTCCGTTACATGAGCAAAAACTTCCAGAAATACGGCGATTTATTTCAAGCCTATGTTTCTTGGGGAAGTTCAGACCCCTTACTGATGGTGAGTGAGCCTAAAGCCATGCAATATATGCTGACTCATGACACCACCAAACAATTGACTGCGCCAGGGGATGTTAATAGTATTTTAGAACCTTTGATTGGTCGCCAGAATCTGATTCTCTTGAGTGGGAAAGAACATCGCCGTCGCCGACAGTTAGTTATGCCTCCCTTTCATGGGGAACGTTTGCAAGCCTATGGAGAAATTATTCAACAGATTACTCAACAAGTCATCGCGGAATGGTCAACGGAAGAACCAGTTAACGTGCGTAATGCGATGCAGAAAATGACCATGCGCGTCATTTTACAAGCCGTTTTTGGGTTATATGAAGGAGAGCGATATAACCGACTGGAAACCCTACTCAGCCAACGCTTAAACATGACTGGTTCTCCCCTCGGGGCCGTGTTATTATTCTTGCCTTGGCTGCGTAAAGACTTCGGTGCTTGGAGTCCAGGGGGACGGATTCGTCAAATCGCAGAAGAAACAGATCGCCTTTTATTTGAAGAAATTCGAGAACGGAGAGCCAACCCTGACCCCAATCGCGTTGATATTCTGTCTTTGCTGTTAATGGCAGAAGATGAAGCGGGACATGGTCTGACGGATCAAGACTTGCGAGATGAGTTAATGACCCTATTAACGGCTGGACATGAAACCACCGCAACGGCTCTAACTTGGGCAATGTACTGGATTCATTCCTTGCCAGAGGTTAAAGAGAAATTACTCGCAGAATTGGATCAGGTTTCTAATCCCAATGATCCCTCTTCCTTCTTGAAACTCTCTTATCTCAATGCCGTTTGCAATGAAACCTTACGCATCCACCCTGTTGCTATGTTGACCTTCCCCCGTCGAGTCGAAGAACCCATCGAACTCTGCGGTTATCAGTTAGAACCTGGAATATTAATCATGGGTTCAATTTATTTACTTCACCAACGGGAAGATCTCTATCCTGAACCGCAACAGTTTCGACCGGAGCGATTTTTAGAACGGCAGTTTTCTCCTTATGAGTTTATGCCCTTTGGTGGCGGGGTTCGGCGTTGCGTTGGTGCTGCCTTGGCTCAATACGAAATGAAAATTATTTTAGGAACAATCTTGAGCACCTTAGATTTAGAGCTTTTAAATCAGAAGCCCGTTGCACCGACCCGACGTGGCATCACCTTAGGACAAAATGCTCAGATTTGGATTCAAAAAATCGGACAACATTCCCCTCAAATGGCAGTACCAAGTTAG
- a CDS encoding cytochrome P450, translating into MNILTYVLRAIVSNCQHKCIGTALMPATYIIHQRSDLYPQPKEFRPERFLDHQYAPHEYLPFGGGHRRCIGSALAMMELKLSIATLLQNFEFILPKQRPLRPARRGLTIAPPASMKLKIKQRY; encoded by the coding sequence GTGAACATCTTAACTTATGTGTTGCGGGCGATTGTTAGCAATTGTCAGCATAAATGTATCGGAACGGCTTTAATGCCAGCGACCTATATCATCCATCAACGTTCAGATCTTTATCCCCAACCAAAAGAATTTCGCCCTGAACGCTTTTTAGACCATCAATATGCACCTCATGAGTACCTTCCTTTCGGAGGCGGTCATCGCCGTTGTATTGGGTCTGCTTTAGCAATGATGGAACTAAAACTGAGTATCGCAACCCTCTTGCAAAACTTTGAATTTATCCTCCCTAAGCAGCGACCCCTACGACCAGCCCGCAGGGGTTTGACAATAGCCCCACCCGCCTCGATGAAACTGAAGATTAAACAAAGATATTAA
- a CDS encoding RNA-guided endonuclease InsQ/TnpB family protein, whose amino-acid sequence MFSPSFTSSVVECTDSESTLRRSNKIRIFLNSEQKQIVRHWFGVSRFVFNRTVEYLKQPETKANWKAIKGEILNSLPDWCSCVPYQIKSIAVKDACQAVSNAKKKCINGEGFNRVRFRSRKKPVQSCYIPKSAVKEKGIYHTKLGCLSYKEPLPETYGDCRLILAYNEYFLVIPQPVEVKATENQGRVVALDPGIRTFLTFFSESSYGWLGERANEKIQKLCFKLDRLVSKISKAKSKQKRRMKRAASRIRGKIKNLIAELHHKTARFLVDHFDVILLPTFETSQMSKKGKRRIRSKSVRQMLTLSHYRFKEFLKSKAYEYKKVILDVNEAYTSKTVSWTGEIIHNLGGAKTIRSKVDNRKMDRDLNGARGIFLRALVDTPWLSEHLNLCVAGDC is encoded by the coding sequence ATCTTCTCTCCATCATTCACGTCTTCAGTTGTCGAATGCACGGACTCCGAAAGTACGCTAAGAAGATCAAACAAGATCAGGATCTTCCTAAATAGTGAGCAGAAGCAGATTGTCCGTCATTGGTTTGGAGTATCAAGGTTCGTCTTTAACCGAACTGTTGAATACCTAAAGCAGCCAGAAACAAAAGCGAATTGGAAAGCAATTAAAGGAGAAATCCTCAATAGCCTTCCTGACTGGTGCAGTTGTGTTCCCTATCAAATTAAATCAATTGCAGTTAAGGATGCTTGTCAAGCGGTTTCTAATGCAAAAAAGAAGTGCATAAACGGAGAGGGATTTAATCGCGTTCGATTTCGTTCCCGTAAGAAGCCCGTACAATCGTGCTATATCCCCAAATCAGCAGTAAAAGAAAAAGGAATTTATCATACAAAGTTAGGGTGTCTTAGCTACAAAGAACCGCTACCCGAAACTTATGGCGATTGTCGATTGATTCTCGCTTATAATGAATACTTTCTGGTGATTCCGCAACCCGTAGAGGTAAAGGCGACTGAGAACCAAGGTCGCGTAGTAGCCCTTGATCCTGGAATCCGAACTTTCCTCACCTTCTTTTCCGAATCTTCTTATGGCTGGCTGGGAGAAAGAGCAAACGAGAAAATCCAAAAACTTTGTTTTAAGCTAGATCGTTTGGTCTCTAAAATCTCAAAAGCTAAATCAAAACAAAAAAGACGAATGAAACGTGCTGCTTCTCGCATCCGTGGAAAGATTAAAAATCTAATCGCAGAGTTGCACCATAAGACAGCACGCTTTTTAGTGGATCACTTTGATGTGATACTTCTTCCAACTTTTGAAACAAGTCAAATGTCAAAGAAAGGGAAAAGAAGAATTCGTTCAAAGTCCGTCCGACAGATGCTGACACTTTCTCACTACCGCTTTAAGGAGTTTTTGAAGAGTAAAGCTTATGAGTACAAGAAAGTCATTTTAGATGTAAATGAAGCCTACACTTCTAAAACGGTTAGCTGGACTGGAGAGATCATCCACAATTTAGGGGGAGCGAAGACAATTCGCTCAAAGGTAGATAATCGGAAAATGGATCGAGATTTAAATGGTGCGCGAGGGATTTTTCTTCGTGCATTGGTTGATACGCCTTGGTTAAGTGAACATCTTAACTTATGTGTTGCGGGCGATTGTTAG
- a CDS encoding IS607 family transposase: MHPNTLRKYADQGKIKSIRNEAGQRLFDCNSYIKGATRTAVICYCRVSSHKQKDDLLRQEAYLLSLYPEAEVIKDIGSGINFKRKGLRSLLDRLLRGDQFILVVACRDRLLRFGFELIEYMVQSNGGKIVVLEQPVHCPESELSADLLSIIHVFSCRMHGLRKYAKKIKQDQDLPK, translated from the coding sequence CTGCACCCCAACACCCTTAGAAAATATGCCGATCAAGGGAAAATCAAATCAATCAGAAACGAAGCAGGGCAAAGGTTATTCGACTGCAACTCCTACATCAAAGGGGCAACTCGAACTGCCGTTATTTGCTACTGTCGCGTCTCCTCCCACAAACAAAAAGACGACTTATTGCGACAAGAAGCCTACCTCCTCTCCCTCTACCCCGAAGCAGAAGTTATTAAAGACATCGGGTCTGGAATCAACTTCAAGCGAAAAGGATTGCGCTCCTTATTGGACAGACTGCTGCGCGGAGATCAGTTCATCCTTGTTGTTGCCTGTCGAGACCGACTTCTCCGATTCGGATTTGAACTCATCGAATATATGGTTCAGTCCAACGGTGGGAAAATCGTGGTTCTCGAACAACCTGTTCACTGTCCAGAATCAGAACTTAGCGCCGATCTTCTCTCCATCATTCACGTCTTCAGTTGTCGAATGCACGGACTCCGAAAGTACGCTAAGAAGATCAAACAAGATCAGGATCTTCCTAAATAG
- the dnaX gene encoding DNA polymerase III subunit gamma/tau — protein MSYEPLHQKYRPQTFADLVGQSAIAQTLSNAIDRQRIAPAYLFSGPRGTGKTSSARILAKSLNCIHSSEPTAQPCGQCEVCRAISNSSALDIIEIDAASNTGVDNIREIIERSSFAPVQCRYKLYIIDECLTGDTLIRTSQGEMRLDDPNLKGKTVLSYNETTESWEEKKVVRWLQQGVKETLQLQTSHSQLQCTENHLLRTEQGWIKAQQLQVGMKLLSPNGVESVEMIQTAGKAAVYDLEVEDHHNFVANGVLVHNCHMLSTAAFNALLKTLEEPPPRVVFVLATTDPQRVLPTIISRCQRFDFQRIPLGAMTAHLSAIAQKEAIDITEEALAVIAQVAQGGLRDAQSLLDQLSLLSGTITIERVWDLVGAIPEQDLIALLQAIKKKNGDQILSRCRQLMDRGREPIIVLENLAGFYRDLLIAKTAPKQSELVTLTASTWEQLCEIAQQWELSEILTGQRHLQKNEAQIKQTTQPRLWLEVTLLGLLTSDDQPLALPQSNGHPIQTQASVTPSSAPPQRERVQSSPEPEKTASSPVSPPVVEKSETPPTPTPAVTGNEAEIWEQLLARLPIPSRALFEQHCRLLAIQDETVQVGVKSQQLLDRYAKRRKGDLEKVLTDIFHQQMTVHLQVMTGTTLQSPPQEKSVPPPPERKPEPPPAEKKETPPEAKQETSSPPTEQNANEPLSVPESTTEQISEEALSAVVQPEESTDESTDAKALEKIAKELANAFQGEVMDFDQKDFSFLADVNPDDVEDSEG, from the coding sequence ATGTCCTACGAACCCCTCCATCAGAAGTATCGCCCCCAAACCTTTGCTGATCTGGTCGGACAAAGCGCGATCGCGCAAACCCTTAGTAATGCCATAGACCGTCAACGCATCGCTCCTGCTTATTTATTCAGTGGTCCGCGAGGAACCGGAAAAACCTCTTCCGCCCGTATTTTAGCTAAATCTCTCAACTGTATTCACAGCAGTGAACCCACAGCACAACCCTGCGGTCAATGTGAGGTTTGTCGGGCGATTAGCAATAGTTCTGCCCTCGATATTATCGAAATTGATGCAGCCAGTAATACAGGTGTCGATAATATTCGAGAAATTATTGAGCGCTCCAGTTTTGCCCCGGTGCAATGCCGATATAAACTTTACATCATTGATGAATGTTTAACAGGGGATACGCTCATCCGCACGTCTCAGGGAGAGATGAGACTGGATGATCCTAACCTGAAAGGGAAAACGGTTCTCAGCTATAACGAAACCACAGAGAGTTGGGAAGAGAAAAAAGTTGTACGCTGGTTGCAGCAAGGGGTGAAAGAGACTTTACAGTTACAAACCAGTCACTCTCAACTTCAGTGTACTGAAAACCATCTTTTGCGAACGGAACAAGGATGGATTAAAGCTCAACAGTTGCAAGTGGGAATGAAACTCCTTTCCCCGAATGGAGTGGAGAGCGTTGAAATGATTCAAACGGCGGGGAAAGCAGCAGTTTATGATTTAGAAGTGGAAGATCATCATAATTTTGTGGCGAATGGAGTGCTGGTTCATAATTGTCATATGCTCAGCACCGCTGCGTTTAATGCGCTTTTGAAAACCTTGGAAGAACCACCCCCGCGCGTGGTGTTTGTTCTGGCGACGACAGATCCGCAACGGGTGTTACCGACGATTATTTCTCGTTGTCAACGGTTTGACTTTCAACGGATTCCTCTGGGTGCGATGACGGCTCATTTAAGCGCGATCGCGCAAAAAGAAGCCATTGACATTACAGAAGAAGCCCTTGCGGTGATTGCACAAGTCGCCCAGGGCGGGTTAAGAGATGCTCAAAGCCTCCTCGATCAACTGAGTCTATTATCAGGAACAATTACCATTGAACGAGTTTGGGATTTAGTGGGCGCGATCCCAGAACAAGACTTAATCGCTCTTTTGCAAGCCATCAAGAAAAAAAATGGCGATCAAATTTTAAGTCGGTGTCGTCAACTGATGGATCGGGGACGAGAACCAATTATTGTTTTAGAAAACCTTGCAGGATTCTATCGTGACTTACTGATTGCCAAAACCGCCCCCAAGCAATCGGAATTAGTCACTCTCACCGCATCAACTTGGGAACAACTGTGCGAAATTGCTCAGCAATGGGAACTCAGTGAAATTTTAACAGGACAAAGGCATCTTCAAAAGAATGAAGCTCAAATTAAACAGACCACTCAACCTCGCTTGTGGTTAGAAGTGACTCTCTTAGGATTATTAACGAGCGATGATCAACCCCTAGCCCTCCCCCAGTCAAACGGTCATCCGATTCAGACTCAAGCCTCTGTCACGCCATCATCAGCCCCTCCTCAGCGCGAAAGGGTTCAATCCTCCCCAGAACCCGAAAAAACAGCTTCTTCACCAGTCTCCCCACCCGTGGTTGAGAAATCGGAAACACCGCCGACTCCCACCCCAGCGGTCACTGGTAACGAAGCAGAAATCTGGGAGCAACTCTTAGCCCGTTTACCGATTCCTTCCCGAGCCCTGTTTGAACAACATTGTCGGTTGTTAGCGATTCAAGACGAGACTGTGCAAGTGGGAGTCAAAAGTCAACAACTGCTCGATCGATATGCCAAAAGACGCAAAGGGGATTTAGAAAAAGTTCTCACAGACATTTTCCATCAGCAGATGACCGTTCATTTGCAAGTCATGACGGGAACAACGCTACAGTCTCCTCCCCAAGAAAAATCAGTTCCACCGCCTCCTGAGAGAAAACCAGAACCGCCACCAGCAGAAAAAAAGGAGACCCCTCCTGAAGCAAAACAGGAAACATCATCTCCCCCTACTGAACAAAATGCTAATGAGCCTTTGTCTGTACCAGAATCGACAACAGAACAAATCTCTGAGGAAGCCCTCTCTGCAGTTGTTCAACCAGAGGAGTCCACAGATGAATCAACTGATGCAAAAGCCTTAGAAAAAATTGCGAAAGAGTTAGCCAATGCCTTTCAGGGAGAAGTGATGGATTTTGACCAGAAAGATTTTTCGTTTCTTGCTGATGTCAATCCTGATGATGTTGAAGACAGTGAGGGTTAA
- the psb30 gene encoding photosystem II reaction center protein Ycf12/Psb30, producing the protein MEALTSFLGSVNYEVIFQLTFVALIMISGPIVIFLLAARGGDL; encoded by the coding sequence ATGGAAGCGTTAACCAGTTTTTTAGGAAGCGTCAATTATGAAGTCATTTTTCAGTTAACCTTTGTTGCCCTGATTATGATTTCGGGTCCGATCGTGATTTTTTTACTTGCAGCGCGTGGAGGCGACCTCTAA
- a CDS encoding DMT family transporter: MPEKLISAPKIGRPPLLAFLTLCFALLAVSFAPIFIRLSETELGANATVFNRLIVFFVFFGSGRWISGKLSPATEQNPEKITGQQWWLLGSVGTIATISLVLWAISLQYTTVAKSVLLNNLTPIFTALGSWLIFGKQFDSKFLIGMIIAVAGAVTLGLEDLNGAAEGSLVGDVYALLSAVFLGTYFLIVEQLRSRFSATTILLWRCATGSAVLVVIMLFTGEQIFPTTQVAILAVLGLGLVSEGLGQRLLADSMNVFSSSFVSLFLLLEPIISAILAWFIFTEGLTLTTWLAFAVVLTGIYLAQTSKAANADISENQSS, from the coding sequence ATGCCAGAAAAACTTATTTCAGCCCCTAAAATTGGTCGTCCCCCTCTCCTTGCTTTTCTAACCTTATGTTTTGCACTGCTGGCTGTTTCCTTTGCGCCAATTTTTATCCGCCTTAGTGAAACCGAACTGGGGGCGAATGCAACGGTTTTTAACCGTCTGATTGTTTTTTTTGTTTTCTTCGGAAGCGGGCGTTGGATCAGTGGGAAACTCTCTCCTGCAACTGAGCAAAACCCAGAAAAAATTACGGGTCAACAATGGTGGTTACTTGGTTCTGTGGGGACGATCGCGACAATTTCCCTTGTCCTCTGGGCAATTTCTTTACAATACACCACTGTGGCCAAAAGTGTCCTCCTCAACAATCTCACGCCGATTTTTACCGCCCTCGGAAGTTGGCTGATTTTTGGTAAACAGTTTGATTCAAAATTTTTAATCGGAATGATCATTGCGGTGGCGGGTGCTGTTACTCTCGGCTTAGAAGACCTCAATGGTGCTGCAGAAGGGTCTTTAGTTGGGGATGTTTACGCTTTACTGTCTGCGGTCTTTTTAGGAACATATTTTTTAATTGTGGAACAGCTGCGATCGCGCTTTTCGGCAACAACAATTTTATTATGGCGTTGCGCCACAGGAAGTGCGGTTTTAGTTGTCATTATGTTATTCACAGGGGAGCAGATCTTTCCCACCACACAAGTAGCAATTTTAGCGGTACTCGGCTTAGGCTTAGTCAGCGAAGGATTAGGACAGCGATTACTCGCCGATAGTATGAACGTTTTCTCTTCCAGTTTTGTTTCTCTATTTTTACTCTTAGAACCAATTATTAGCGCGATCTTGGCTTGGTTTATTTTCACTGAAGGGTTAACCTTGACCACCTGGCTAGCGTTTGCTGTAGTTCTCACAGGAATTTATCTGGCGCAAACCAGTAAAGCTGCTAATGCTGATATTAGCGAAAATCAATCGTCTTAG
- a CDS encoding DUF2993 domain-containing protein: MEFFSILLAGLFSSLSPFGWIVDQRVEAAFRSRVNAVDTLDVRVDNTPNYQLLRGKLQRLRLASRGVEFTPDLRLKTFALETDLIAVDFETFREGNFSSFSQLQNALKQPLNAAFQLTFTEKDLNRFFATAEVKTQLNAIAQRVAQQLPSTRNQRYKLLSTTVNFTENNRLIVDLKLRVSRRQGERFQDFDLRVASGIKVQQGKELIFVAPRITVDGKPLPPRLVPIIEQRIRDRVNLGRLREEKIIARLLQLEIEEDEVKLAAFVQIASGARDD; the protein is encoded by the coding sequence ATGGAATTCTTTTCAATTTTACTGGCGGGTTTGTTCAGTAGCCTTTCCCCGTTCGGTTGGATTGTGGATCAGAGGGTAGAGGCTGCTTTTCGATCGCGCGTGAATGCTGTGGACACCCTAGACGTGCGCGTCGATAATACCCCGAATTACCAACTTTTAAGAGGGAAACTGCAACGGTTACGTCTGGCGAGTCGTGGCGTAGAATTCACCCCAGATTTACGACTAAAAACCTTTGCGCTAGAAACTGACCTCATCGCCGTTGATTTCGAGACCTTCCGAGAGGGAAATTTTAGTTCCTTTTCCCAACTGCAAAACGCTCTCAAACAGCCCTTAAATGCTGCTTTCCAACTCACCTTCACCGAAAAAGATTTAAACCGCTTCTTCGCTACTGCTGAGGTCAAAACGCAGTTGAACGCGATCGCGCAACGGGTCGCACAGCAACTCCCTAGCACCCGCAATCAACGTTACAAATTATTAAGCACTACGGTTAATTTTACGGAAAACAATCGTCTGATCGTGGATCTCAAGCTGCGGGTCTCTCGTCGTCAAGGAGAGAGATTTCAAGACTTTGACCTGCGTGTTGCTTCTGGAATCAAGGTTCAACAAGGGAAAGAACTGATTTTTGTCGCACCAAGGATCACCGTTGATGGGAAACCTCTTCCCCCACGACTCGTCCCTATTATTGAACAAAGAATACGCGATCGCGTGAATTTAGGAAGATTACGTGAAGAAAAGATCATCGCCAGACTCTTACAATTAGAGATAGAAGAAGATGAGGTAAAATTAGCAGCGTTTGTACAGATTGCAAGCGGGGCTAGAGACGATTAA
- a CDS encoding GerMN domain-containing protein: MQEQKKGYQFSTGLIAGVSSVLIIAGGFAAWWAWTAIKGEQTPPWVSQPSEPNDSNPSENPVEKVEAEVYWLKVTDNQIELAAQPMVVEQSENSVVVEKALTQLLSGTEKEEYSSTIPEATQLRSVSFQDDGIHVDLSEEFTFGGGSSSMMGRVGQILYTATSLDPKAKVWLEVEGEPLEYLGGEGLYIPQPLTRDEFQANYQL; encoded by the coding sequence ATGCAAGAGCAGAAAAAAGGTTATCAATTTTCAACCGGTTTGATTGCTGGTGTTTCTAGCGTCCTCATCATCGCAGGTGGGTTTGCTGCGTGGTGGGCGTGGACAGCGATTAAAGGAGAACAAACCCCGCCGTGGGTTTCCCAACCAAGTGAACCCAATGATTCTAATCCCTCGGAAAACCCAGTGGAGAAAGTAGAAGCAGAAGTCTATTGGTTAAAAGTCACTGACAATCAAATTGAATTAGCAGCCCAGCCCATGGTTGTGGAACAATCGGAAAACAGTGTGGTTGTGGAAAAAGCCTTGACTCAACTCCTTTCAGGAACGGAGAAAGAGGAGTACAGTAGCACCATCCCAGAAGCCACTCAACTCCGCAGCGTTAGTTTCCAAGACGATGGGATTCACGTTGATCTCTCAGAGGAGTTTACCTTTGGCGGTGGGAGTAGTTCTATGATGGGTCGTGTCGGACAAATTTTATACACCGCCACCAGTTTAGACCCGAAAGCAAAAGTTTGGTTAGAAGTAGAAGGAGAACCCCTAGAATATTTAGGGGGAGAAGGATTATATATTCCTCAACCCCTAACCCGAGATGAATTTCAAGCCAATTATCAACTTTAA
- the accB gene encoding acetyl-CoA carboxylase biotin carboxyl carrier protein, protein MSIDFKEIRELLNAISQADVAEFSLKSDQFELTVRKGSVTATPQTPLPSPPQPQPSPAETSPTEETEISSSPSMRSPDQSEWEDITSPIVGTFYEAPAPGEPPFVKVGDQIQTNQTVCIVEAMKIMNEIETEVSGQVMEITVKNGEPVEFGQTLMRIKPD, encoded by the coding sequence GTGTCAATAGACTTTAAAGAAATTCGTGAACTACTAAACGCCATTTCCCAGGCTGATGTTGCGGAATTTAGCCTCAAAAGTGATCAATTTGAACTGACGGTTCGCAAGGGATCAGTCACGGCTACCCCGCAAACACCCCTTCCCTCTCCTCCTCAACCGCAACCCTCTCCTGCTGAAACTTCTCCGACTGAGGAAACTGAGATCTCCTCCTCACCTTCGATGCGGTCTCCTGATCAAAGCGAATGGGAAGACATTACATCTCCCATTGTTGGCACATTTTATGAAGCCCCCGCACCTGGAGAACCGCCATTTGTGAAAGTGGGCGACCAAATTCAAACCAATCAAACGGTTTGTATTGTGGAAGCCATGAAAATTATGAACGAAATTGAAACTGAGGTATCGGGACAGGTAATGGAAATTACGGTTAAAAATGGAGAACCCGTGGAATTTGGTCAAACCCTGATGCGAATCAAGCCCGATTAA
- the efp gene encoding elongation factor P — translation MISSNDFRTGMTIELEGNVWRVVEFLHVKPGKGSAFVRTKLKNVQSGNVVERTFRAGETVPQATLEKREMQHTYKEGDEYVFMDMESFEEVRIPPETIGDRAKYINEGMEISAVYWEGNILEVEVPNSVVLEVVETDPGVKGDTATGGSKPATVETGAQVMVPLFISVGERIKIDTRNDTYVGRES, via the coding sequence ATGATTTCTAGTAACGATTTTAGAACGGGGATGACCATCGAACTCGAAGGAAATGTCTGGCGGGTTGTGGAGTTTCTTCACGTTAAACCAGGTAAAGGATCAGCCTTCGTGCGGACGAAGTTAAAAAATGTCCAGAGTGGAAACGTGGTAGAACGAACCTTCCGCGCGGGAGAAACCGTTCCCCAAGCTACCCTAGAAAAACGAGAGATGCAACATACTTATAAGGAAGGGGATGAGTATGTCTTTATGGATATGGAATCCTTTGAAGAAGTGCGGATTCCGCCTGAAACGATCGGCGATCGCGCCAAATATATTAATGAAGGGATGGAAATCAGTGCGGTGTATTGGGAAGGAAATATTTTAGAGGTAGAAGTCCCCAACTCTGTGGTGTTAGAAGTGGTGGAAACTGATCCTGGGGTCAAAGGCGACACCGCAACTGGGGGAAGCAAACCCGCGACGGTAGAAACGGGCGCACAGGTGATGGTTCCCTTATTTATCTCCGTTGGAGAACGGATTAAAATTGACACCCGTAACGACACCTATGTCGGTCGGGAATCCTAG
- the tyrS gene encoding tyrosine--tRNA ligase — translation MSSDFNWLYRGTTEIFPNQPDSDHPNENLEQRLLQSETPLRVKLGIDPTGTDIHLGHSIPVRKLRAFQDAGHTAVLIIGDFTAQIGDPTGKSEVRKHLTPKEVEANAKTYLDQLRPILDFDTPGRLEIRYNSEWLKDLDLSQILELLATMTVGQMLAKEGFAERYEKDQPIYLHEFMYPLMQGYDSVAVEADVELGGTDQKFNIAVGRDLQRYFKKRPQFGLLTPILIGTDGVQKMSKSLNNYVGLKEDALSMYSKLEKVPDDQIKTYFELLTNLPLDQLPENPRDCQKLLGLEVTTHYHGKDVAEQAQKSALSLVSGQTGEAAAVPEYSLAEIEFPVKLFYLLNRTGLCASSGEGRRQIKGGAVRLNGEKVTDINAEFEAADELTGKTLQVGKKKFVRLVA, via the coding sequence ATGTCTTCTGATTTTAATTGGCTTTATCGCGGTACAACCGAAATTTTCCCCAATCAACCTGACTCGGATCATCCGAATGAAAATTTAGAACAGCGTCTCCTCCAAAGCGAAACCCCTTTACGAGTCAAATTAGGGATTGACCCCACAGGAACCGATATTCACCTTGGACACAGTATTCCTGTGCGGAAACTCCGCGCCTTTCAGGATGCAGGACATACCGCCGTGTTAATTATTGGTGATTTTACCGCGCAAATTGGCGACCCCACTGGAAAATCAGAAGTCCGCAAGCATTTAACCCCGAAAGAAGTGGAAGCCAACGCCAAAACCTATCTCGATCAACTGCGTCCTATCCTTGATTTTGACACCCCAGGACGGTTAGAAATTCGCTATAACTCAGAATGGTTAAAAGACCTTGATTTAAGCCAGATTTTAGAATTATTAGCCACCATGACCGTGGGACAAATGTTAGCCAAAGAAGGCTTCGCAGAACGCTATGAAAAAGACCAACCGATTTATCTCCATGAGTTTATGTATCCTTTAATGCAGGGCTATGATTCCGTTGCTGTTGAAGCTGATGTGGAGTTAGGAGGAACGGATCAAAAATTTAATATTGCTGTGGGAAGAGACTTACAACGCTACTTCAAAAAACGTCCCCAGTTTGGATTACTAACGCCGATTTTAATTGGAACTGATGGCGTACAAAAGATGTCGAAATCTTTAAATAATTATGTGGGATTAAAAGAAGATGCGTTGAGTATGTATTCTAAATTAGAGAAAGTTCCTGATGATCAAATTAAAACTTATTTTGAACTGCTGACAAACCTCCCCTTAGATCAGCTTCCCGAAAATCCTCGGGACTGTCAAAAATTATTAGGCTTAGAAGTCACCACTCATTATCATGGGAAAGACGTTGCTGAACAAGCCCAAAAATCAGCATTAAGTTTAGTTTCTGGACAAACAGGAGAAGCAGCAGCCGTTCCTGAATACAGCTTAGCAGAAATTGAGTTTCCAGTGAAGTTATTTTATCTGTTGAATAGAACTGGATTATGTGCCAGTAGTGGGGAAGGACGACGACAAATTAAAGGTGGTGCAGTGCGTTTAAATGGAGAAAAAGTAACCGATATCAATGCTGAATTTGAAGCGGCTGATGAGTTAACTGGAAAAACACTACAAGTTGGAAAGAAAAAGTTTGTTCGCTTAGTTGCTTAA